One window of Triticum aestivum cultivar Chinese Spring unplaced genomic scaffold, IWGSC CS RefSeq v2.1 scaffold60258, whole genome shotgun sequence genomic DNA carries:
- the LOC123173686 gene encoding non-specific lipid-transfer protein 4.1, which translates to MAHSAVAQVVLVAVVAAMLLAATEAAVSCGQVSSALSPCISYARGNGANPSAACCSGVRSLASSARSTADKQAACKCIKSAAAGLNAGKAAGIPTKCGVSVPYAISSSVDCSKIR; encoded by the coding sequence ATGGCCCATTCTGCTGTTGCTCAGGTCGTGCTCGTCGCCGTGGTGGCCGCTATGCTCCTCGCAGCCACGGAGGCGGCCGTATCGTGCGGTCAGGTGAGCTCTGCCTTGAGCCCCTGCATCTCCTATGCACGCGGCAACGGCGCCAACCCGTCTGCGGCCTGCTGCAGCGGCGTTAGGAGTCTAGCCAGCTCAGCCCGGAGCACCGCTGACAAGCAAGCGGCGTGCAAGTGTATCAAGAGCGCTGCTGCTGGGCTCAACGCTGGCAAGGCCGCGGGCATCCCCACAAAGTGCGGCGTTAGCGTCCCCTACGCCATCAGCTCTTCGGTCGACTGCTCTAAGATTCGCTGA